The proteins below come from a single Serinus canaria isolate serCan28SL12 chromosome 6, serCan2020, whole genome shotgun sequence genomic window:
- the CH25H gene encoding cholesterol 25-hydroxylase: MNCSLPHRVLLSSPMEGQQDRLCLQPLWEFVTAKEPLIKSPFFPVLFSFTAYMAFCLPYVALDFLSIRLPDLRKYKIQPQNYPSLGMMVPCIIQSVYHHVVLIFPVTFLHWYWRPMNLPVIAPELPEVLLQVAVCLLLFDFEYFLWHLLHHKVPWLYKTFHKVHHKHVSTFALTTQYSSVWELLSLGFFAAINPLLLGCHPLTEMIFFLVNIGLSVEDHSGYDLPWSTHRLVPFGLYGGAPHHDLHHLKFKSNYAPYFTHWDKLFGTFTESHSN; this comes from the coding sequence ATGAACTGCAGCCTGCCACACCGagtgctgctcagctctccgatggaggggcagcaggacaggttGTGCCTGCAGCCTCTTTGGGAGTTCGTCACCGCAAAGGAGCCATTGATCAAGTCACCGttttttccagtgctgttttctttcacagcatACATGGCTTTCTGTCTTCCATATGTTGCACTGGACTTTTTGAGCATTAGACTACCAGACTtgagaaaatacaaaatccaGCCACAGAACTATCCAAGTCTTGGAATGATGGTGCCTTGCATTATTCAAAGTGTATATCACCATGTTGTTTTGATCTTCCCGGTGACATTTCTGCACTGGTACTGGAGACCCATGAATCTACCAGTGAtagctccagagctgcctgaagTCCTGCTGCAAGTAGCAGTTTGTCTGCTGCTGTTTGATTTTGAGTACTTCCTGTGGCATTTGCTTCATCACAAGGTGCCTTGGCTCTACAAGACCTTCCACAAGGTGCATCACAAGCACGTGTCGACGTTCGCCCTTACTACGCAGTATTCCAGCGTGTGGGAGTTGCTCTCACTGGGATTTTTTGCTGCTATAAACCCACTGCTCCTGGGATGCCATCCTTTGACAGAAAtgattttcttccttgtaaACATTGGTTTGTCAGTGGAGGACCATTCTGGGTATGACCTCCCATGGTCAACTCACCGACTTGTGCCTTTTGGATTGTATGGAGGAGCACCACATCACGATCTCCACCATCTGAAATTCAAGTCAAACTATGCTCCTTACTTCACACACTGGGACAAACTCTTCGGGACATTCACGGAGTCACATTCTAATTAA